In the Synechococcus sp. UW179A genome, one interval contains:
- a CDS encoding ABC transporter permease, with protein MASNLPIAETIGMALNTLKANRLRSLLTMLGIVIGNASVITLVGVGRGAQNLAESQLSNLGANVLFVVPGSNDTRRQGVAFPRTLVLEDAEAIAQQVPSVKRVAPQINANEVVQSGARSSTAAIFGVTPEFLPVRSFEVGRGRFISEQDVQAARTVVVIGPDLRDKLFPGGGAIGSSLRIRDQSFSVIGVMAPKGAVFGSNQDENAYIPLTTMVSRLTGRDPTYGVSLSFISAEARDEKSTSAAKFQISNLLRQRHRILRDDDFAVRSQQDALTIVGTITGGLTLMLGAIGGVSLLVGGIGIMNIMLVSVSERTEEIGLRKALGARSSDVLRQFLVESLVLSSLGGVIGTAAGYGAIAAVALFTPLPAAIGVPTVLLTVGLSGSIGLFFGVVPARRAARLDPITALRSL; from the coding sequence ATGGCCAGCAATCTGCCCATCGCCGAAACGATCGGTATGGCCCTCAACACCCTGAAGGCCAACAGGTTGCGCAGCCTGTTGACCATGCTCGGCATTGTGATCGGCAATGCCTCCGTGATCACGCTGGTCGGGGTGGGACGTGGTGCCCAGAATCTTGCTGAAAGCCAGTTGAGCAATCTGGGAGCCAATGTGCTGTTCGTCGTGCCTGGCAGTAACGACACAAGGCGTCAGGGGGTTGCTTTTCCCCGCACTCTGGTACTGGAGGATGCTGAGGCAATTGCTCAACAGGTCCCCAGCGTTAAGCGCGTGGCTCCTCAGATCAATGCCAACGAGGTGGTGCAGTCTGGGGCAAGGAGTAGCACCGCAGCCATCTTTGGAGTGACACCGGAATTCCTACCTGTCAGAAGTTTTGAAGTGGGACGGGGACGTTTCATCAGCGAACAGGACGTCCAGGCAGCACGAACCGTTGTGGTAATCGGTCCTGATCTACGCGACAAACTGTTTCCAGGCGGCGGAGCCATTGGTAGTTCCCTGCGCATCCGTGATCAGAGTTTCAGTGTGATTGGTGTGATGGCCCCCAAGGGAGCGGTCTTCGGGTCCAATCAGGATGAAAACGCCTATATCCCACTGACCACCATGGTCAGCCGCCTGACAGGGCGCGACCCGACCTATGGAGTCAGCCTCAGTTTCATCAGTGCCGAGGCCAGAGATGAAAAAAGTACAAGTGCGGCGAAATTCCAAATCTCCAATCTTCTGCGTCAAAGGCATCGCATTCTTCGCGATGACGACTTCGCTGTTCGCTCTCAGCAGGACGCACTGACGATCGTTGGCACCATTACTGGTGGTCTGACCTTGATGCTTGGTGCCATCGGAGGTGTTTCTTTGCTCGTCGGCGGAATCGGCATCATGAACATCATGTTGGTATCCGTGAGCGAGAGAACCGAGGAAATCGGACTCCGAAAAGCACTTGGTGCACGCAGCTCGGATGTTTTGCGTCAGTTTCTGGTCGAATCTCTGGTTCTGTCCAGCCTGGGAGGGGTCATTGGAACAGCAGCCGGTTATGGAGCTATCGCGGCGGTGGCCTTGTTCACCCCACTCCCAGCGGCCATTGGTGTACCAACAGTGCTTCTGACAGTTGGGCTTTCAGGTTCAATCGGACTGTTCTTCGGTGTTGTTCCTGCAAGGCGCGCAGCACGACTTGATCCGATTACGGCTTTGCGCAGTCTTTAG
- a CDS encoding YggT family protein has translation MAIELVSTVLQVLAQTLQIYSLVLIVRVLLSWFPNLDWGNPVLSTVSSITDPYLNAFRGLIPPLGGLDLSAILAFIALSLMQQLLMSASFAFAGGFGMYG, from the coding sequence ATGGCCATCGAGCTTGTGTCCACAGTCCTTCAAGTACTTGCCCAGACACTCCAGATTTACTCGCTGGTCTTGATCGTGCGAGTCCTACTGAGCTGGTTCCCCAATCTCGACTGGGGAAATCCTGTGCTCAGCACTGTGAGTTCGATTACCGATCCCTATTTGAATGCCTTTCGTGGCTTGATCCCGCCGCTCGGTGGACTGGATCTCTCGGCAATTCTGGCCTTCATTGCCCTGAGCCTGATGCAGCAGTTACTCATGTCTGCAAGCTTCGCCTTCGCTGGCGGTTTCGGCATGTACGGCTGA
- the pyk gene encoding pyruvate kinase, whose amino-acid sequence MAELDLTRRTKIVATIGPATESPERIRELVQAGATTFRLNFSHGDHSEHAARIATIRQVAHELGVHIGILQDLQGPKIRLGRFEEGPITLGKGDHFALTSKQVRCNQTVATVTYERLAEEVTAGSRILLDDGRVEMKVDRVDEVDQTLHCVVSVGGVLSNNKGVNFPDVQLSVRALTTKDRQDLAFGLQQGVDWVALSFVRNPSDMQEIRELIRKHGFSTPVVAKIEKFEAIDQIDAILPLCDGVMVARGDLGVEMPAEEVPLLQKDLIHKANSLGIPIITATQMLDSMASSPRPTRAEVSDVANAILDGTDAVMLSNETAVGDFPVEAVETMATIARRIERDYPQRPIDTHLPSTIPNAISGAVSSIARQLNAAAILPLTKSGSTAHNVSKFRPSTPILAVTSEVSVARKLQLVWGVTPLLIETQQSTTATFTLAMGVAQELGVLNDGDLCVQTAGTLAGVSGSTDLIKVGIVSAVLGRGTGFGSGSISGKVRIATCASDCAKLEPGEVLVATDTDADYLDAIRDAAAVITETPAENSHAAVIAQRLGIPVIAGIANATRDLLEGEVVTLLVKEGAVHRGTGSNMAVKLDTML is encoded by the coding sequence ATGGCCGAGCTCGATCTGACCCGAAGAACTAAGATCGTTGCCACGATCGGCCCAGCCACCGAGAGTCCCGAACGCATTCGGGAACTGGTTCAAGCAGGCGCGACAACATTTCGACTGAACTTCTCGCACGGAGACCACTCCGAGCATGCGGCCCGGATCGCCACCATCCGCCAGGTGGCGCATGAGCTCGGGGTTCACATTGGAATCCTGCAGGATCTTCAAGGACCGAAAATTCGACTGGGTCGTTTCGAAGAAGGGCCGATCACCCTGGGGAAGGGTGATCACTTCGCACTCACGTCTAAACAAGTTCGTTGCAATCAGACCGTTGCCACGGTCACCTATGAAAGGCTTGCAGAGGAGGTCACGGCAGGCAGTCGCATCCTTCTCGACGACGGAAGGGTCGAGATGAAAGTTGACCGTGTGGATGAGGTTGACCAGACCCTTCACTGCGTTGTGAGCGTTGGCGGAGTGCTGTCCAACAACAAGGGAGTCAATTTCCCTGATGTTCAGCTATCCGTTAGAGCACTCACCACCAAGGACCGTCAGGATCTGGCGTTCGGCCTGCAACAGGGAGTGGACTGGGTCGCGTTGAGTTTCGTCCGTAATCCCTCGGACATGCAGGAAATTCGCGAGCTGATCAGGAAGCACGGCTTCTCGACCCCAGTGGTCGCCAAGATCGAGAAATTTGAGGCGATTGATCAGATCGACGCCATCCTCCCCCTGTGTGACGGAGTGATGGTGGCCCGGGGTGATCTCGGCGTTGAAATGCCTGCCGAAGAGGTTCCTCTGCTGCAGAAGGATCTGATCCACAAGGCCAACAGCCTTGGCATACCGATCATCACTGCCACACAGATGCTGGATTCGATGGCCTCAAGCCCTCGTCCCACACGTGCTGAAGTCAGCGATGTGGCGAACGCCATTCTTGATGGCACCGATGCAGTGATGCTCTCCAATGAGACTGCAGTGGGAGATTTTCCTGTGGAAGCCGTGGAGACGATGGCCACGATCGCCCGGCGAATTGAACGGGACTACCCGCAACGCCCGATCGATACGCATCTGCCGAGCACCATTCCCAATGCCATTAGTGGCGCAGTCAGCAGCATTGCCCGACAGCTCAATGCGGCCGCAATTCTGCCGCTCACCAAAAGCGGTTCCACCGCACACAACGTGAGTAAATTTCGGCCGTCCACCCCGATCCTCGCAGTGACATCAGAGGTGTCAGTTGCCAGGAAACTCCAACTTGTCTGGGGTGTGACCCCATTGCTAATCGAAACTCAGCAGAGCACAACCGCAACCTTCACTCTCGCCATGGGAGTAGCGCAGGAGCTGGGCGTGCTCAATGACGGAGACCTTTGTGTTCAGACCGCTGGCACCCTGGCTGGCGTCAGCGGCTCCACTGATCTGATCAAGGTGGGCATCGTGAGCGCTGTGCTCGGTCGTGGGACAGGCTTCGGCAGCGGATCGATCAGCGGAAAAGTGCGCATCGCAACTTGCGCAAGTGACTGCGCCAAGCTCGAACCCGGGGAGGTTCTTGTGGCCACCGATACGGATGCTGACTATCTCGACGCGATCAGAGACGCCGCAGCGGTGATCACTGAAACCCCCGCAGAGAATTCCCATGCAGCGGTTATTGCCCAGCGTCTTGGCATCCCCGTGATTGCAGGCATTGCCAACGCGACCCGCGATCTGTTGGAGGGCGAGGTTGTGACCCTTCTAGTCAAGGAAGGAGCCGTTCATCGAGGAACGGGCAGCAACATGGCCGTGAAACTCGACACGATGCTCTGA
- a CDS encoding nucleoside triphosphate pyrophosphohydrolase family protein — MLLNDYQLQSRNTARYPDAGNNLIYPTLGLTGEAGEVADKVKKLIRDRGGVVDERFTEDVALELGDVLWYVAQLATELGLSLEQVASANLRKLKSRSQRGTLKGEGDHR; from the coding sequence TTGCTCCTCAACGACTATCAACTTCAATCCCGTAACACGGCCCGATACCCCGATGCCGGCAACAATCTGATCTATCCAACCTTGGGATTGACAGGTGAAGCCGGTGAGGTCGCCGACAAAGTCAAGAAACTGATCCGCGATCGTGGAGGCGTTGTAGATGAGCGCTTCACCGAGGACGTGGCTCTAGAGCTGGGTGATGTGCTCTGGTACGTGGCGCAACTCGCTACGGAACTTGGTCTCAGCCTCGAACAAGTGGCATCTGCCAATCTCCGCAAACTCAAAAGTCGTTCCCAACGCGGCACCCTCAAGGGGGAGGGTGATCACCGTTGA
- the ftsH gene encoding ATP-dependent zinc metalloprotease FtsH: protein MNQRWRQILLWGLPITVALLLALQFFGSGALSNLKPGGPTVAPRNTAVARMSYGRFLDYVEAGRVTSVDIYDGGRDAVVEAVDPDLDNRVQRLRVDLPGLAPELINTLKSEGISFDVHPPKTAPPALGILGNLLFPLLLIGSLIFLARRGNNMPGGPGQAMQFGKTKARFAMEAETGVMFDDVAGVNEAKQDLEEVVTFLKQPEKFTSVGAQIPKGVLLVGPPGTGKTLLAKAIAGEAGVPFFSLSGSEFVEMFVGVGASRVRDLFKRAKENSPCLIFIDEIDAVGRQRGAGIGGGNDEREQTLNQLLTEMDGFEGNSGIIIIAATNRPDVLDSALMRPGRFDRQVTVDAPDIKGRLSILKVHSRNKKLAPDLSLESIARRTPGFTGADLANLLNEAAILTARRRKETISLAEIDDAVDRIIAGLEGHPLTDGRSKRLIAYHEVGHALVGSLVKDHDPVQKVTLIPRGQAQGLTWFSPDEEQMLVSRSQLKARIMGALGGRAAEDVVFGYAEVTTGAGGDIQMVASIARQMVTRYGMSGLGQMSTEGGSQEVFIGRDLMTRSDTSEGTSKQIDEQVRGIVMQCYEETLSLVQGQREAMDRLVELLIEKETMDGDEFREVLANYTTIPEKDRFSPVLN, encoded by the coding sequence ATGAATCAGCGCTGGCGGCAGATCCTTCTCTGGGGACTTCCCATCACTGTTGCTCTGCTGCTGGCATTGCAATTCTTCGGCAGCGGGGCCCTGAGCAACCTGAAGCCAGGCGGCCCCACAGTGGCCCCACGCAACACAGCTGTAGCGAGGATGAGCTACGGCCGCTTCCTCGACTACGTAGAAGCTGGTCGAGTGACTTCCGTTGACATCTACGACGGCGGCCGTGATGCGGTGGTAGAAGCGGTTGATCCCGATCTCGACAACCGTGTCCAACGCTTGAGAGTTGACCTGCCTGGATTGGCACCTGAACTGATCAATACCCTCAAATCAGAAGGCATCAGTTTTGATGTTCACCCTCCTAAGACTGCTCCACCTGCTCTTGGCATCCTGGGAAATCTGTTGTTCCCGCTGCTTCTCATTGGTTCCTTGATTTTCCTGGCACGCCGTGGCAATAACATGCCAGGCGGCCCAGGTCAGGCCATGCAATTTGGCAAAACTAAGGCCCGCTTTGCGATGGAAGCGGAAACAGGTGTGATGTTTGACGACGTGGCAGGCGTCAACGAAGCCAAGCAAGACCTTGAAGAGGTCGTGACGTTCCTGAAGCAGCCTGAAAAATTCACATCTGTTGGAGCCCAGATCCCTAAGGGTGTTTTGCTGGTTGGACCTCCAGGCACCGGCAAAACACTCTTGGCCAAGGCCATTGCAGGAGAAGCTGGTGTTCCCTTCTTTTCCCTATCGGGTTCAGAATTCGTTGAAATGTTTGTTGGTGTAGGTGCCAGCAGAGTCAGGGACCTGTTCAAACGCGCGAAGGAAAACAGCCCTTGTCTGATTTTTATTGATGAAATTGATGCAGTCGGACGTCAGCGAGGAGCTGGAATCGGTGGCGGCAATGACGAACGTGAGCAAACACTGAACCAACTGCTCACCGAGATGGATGGCTTCGAGGGCAACAGTGGAATCATCATCATTGCGGCGACCAACCGCCCCGACGTTCTCGACTCAGCCTTGATGCGACCTGGCCGTTTCGACCGTCAAGTGACAGTCGATGCTCCTGACATCAAGGGTCGCCTTTCCATCCTTAAGGTCCACTCACGCAACAAGAAGCTTGCTCCCGATCTTTCTCTAGAAAGCATCGCTCGGAGGACCCCTGGCTTCACAGGCGCTGACCTCGCCAATCTTCTGAATGAAGCAGCGATACTCACAGCCCGTCGTCGTAAGGAAACCATCAGCCTTGCTGAAATCGATGATGCCGTTGACCGCATCATCGCGGGATTGGAAGGTCACCCTCTGACTGACGGCCGCAGTAAGCGATTGATCGCCTATCACGAGGTGGGGCATGCTTTGGTCGGCAGCCTGGTGAAGGATCACGATCCCGTCCAGAAAGTCACCCTGATTCCACGAGGACAAGCTCAGGGTCTGACCTGGTTCTCTCCCGATGAAGAACAAATGCTCGTGTCCCGTTCGCAGCTGAAAGCACGGATCATGGGAGCTCTTGGCGGACGTGCCGCTGAGGACGTTGTTTTTGGATACGCGGAAGTCACCACCGGAGCTGGCGGAGACATCCAGATGGTTGCCTCAATCGCTCGGCAGATGGTGACGCGCTATGGAATGAGTGGTCTTGGCCAGATGTCGACAGAAGGTGGAAGCCAGGAAGTGTTTATCGGCAGAGATCTGATGACGCGCAGCGACACCTCTGAAGGCACTTCAAAGCAAATCGATGAGCAGGTTCGAGGCATCGTGATGCAGTGCTACGAAGAGACTTTGAGCCTTGTTCAAGGTCAACGTGAAGCCATGGACCGTCTTGTTGAATTACTGATTGAAAAAGAGACGATGGATGGTGATGAATTCCGCGAAGTTCTCGCTAATTACACCACAATTCCAGAGAAAGATCGATTCTCTCCAGTTTTGAACTAA
- the scpB gene encoding SMC-Scp complex subunit ScpB, translating to MSLVSLPARLEAILYLKGRPVSLQELTSLVGLSESETEQGMLILIAGYAQRDTSLEINQSNGRYSLQLRPGLGELVRDLLPVNLSTATLRTLATVALKKRILQSDLVDLRGSGAYDHIKELVNQNFIERKRQSEGRSYWITLSEKFHRTFSVLPDLGGSSEPSQAA from the coding sequence GTGTCTCTGGTGTCACTTCCCGCACGTCTAGAGGCGATCTTGTACTTAAAAGGGCGACCAGTGAGCCTGCAGGAGCTGACCTCCCTAGTTGGTCTTTCCGAATCGGAGACCGAGCAGGGAATGCTCATCCTGATTGCTGGCTACGCCCAACGAGACACCTCTTTGGAGATCAACCAAAGCAACGGTCGTTACAGCCTGCAGTTACGTCCTGGCCTGGGTGAACTTGTGCGCGATCTGCTGCCCGTGAATCTCTCAACAGCAACGCTGAGGACCCTGGCCACAGTTGCGCTGAAAAAAAGGATTCTTCAGTCTGATCTTGTTGATCTCAGAGGTTCTGGTGCCTACGACCACATCAAGGAACTGGTGAACCAGAACTTCATCGAACGCAAGCGTCAAAGCGAAGGTCGCTCCTACTGGATCACCCTCTCCGAGAAATTTCACCGAACGTTTTCAGTCCTTCCTGACCTGGGAGGTAGCTCCGAACCATCCCAGGCTGCATAG